From one Solanum stenotomum isolate F172 chromosome 12, ASM1918654v1, whole genome shotgun sequence genomic stretch:
- the LOC125847581 gene encoding eukaryotic translation initiation factor 5-like isoform X2: MALQNIGAGNSDDAFYRYKMPRMITKIEGRGNGIKTNVVNMVDIAKALARPASYTTKHFGCELGAQSKFDEKTGTSLVNGAHDTAKLAGLLEIFIKKYVQCYGCGNPETEILITKTQMIQLKCAACGFISDVDMRDKLTTFILKNPPESKKGAKDKKAMRRAEKERLKEGEAADEELKKLKTKKKVSSKEASAKPTLKKKASGSDEDHASPPKRHVNVKEEEEEEDDEVQWQTDTSMEAAQQRIQEQLSAVTAEMVMLSTNETEKKPKAATTQAHQSTKVISAPSDNDPKAENGERTFETLVGEVKVHLKKGVTASQFRSFLDSLSGSPQDMVTAVYEALLDGVEKAFAKELIKKKGYLLAAVGQEDGSQLCLLRALEEFCGKSNPAAVKEVALVLKALYDADVLEEEFIVQWYQEGVVGVKKDSKIWKNVKPFIDWLQSAESESEED; the protein is encoded by the exons ATGGCTTTGCAGAATATTGGAGCCGGCAACAGTGATGATGCCTTCTACAG GTATAAGATGCCCAGGATGATTACCAAGATAGAGGGGCGTGGGAATGGCATCAAGACAAACGTGGTCAACATGGTTGACATTGCCAAAGCTCTAGCAAGGCCAGCATCTTATACCACAAAACATTTTGGGTGTGAGCTTGGAGCTCAGTCGAAGTTTGATGAAAAAACTGGGACTTCCCTTGTCAATGGAGCTCATGATACTGCTAAGCTTGCTGGTCTTCTTGAGATTTTCATCAAGAAATATGTTCAGTGCTATGGGTGTGGAAACCCTGAAACTGAAATCCTTATCACTAAAACTCAGATGATCCAATTGAAGTGTGCtgcatgtggttttatttctgaTGTAGACATGAGAGACAAGCTGACAACCTTTATTCTTAAAAACCCACCTGAGTCTAAGAAGGGTGCCAAAGACAAGAAAGCAATGAGAAGAGCTGAAAAGGAGCGTCTAAAGGAAGGTGAAGCTGCTGATGAAGAGCTGAAGAAGCTGAAGACAAAGAAAAAGGTTTCTTCCAAGGAAGCCAGTGCAAAACCTACCTTGAAAAAGAAAGCCAGTGGCTCTGACGAGGATCATGCATCCCCACCCAAAAGGCATGTGAATGTcaaggaagaggaggaagaagaagatgatgaagttCAATGGCAAACTGATACATCAATGGAAGCTGCGCAACAGCGCATACAGGAACAGTTGAGTGCTGTGACAGCTGAAATGGTTATGCTCTCCACAAATGAGACAGAGAAGAAGCCCAAGGCAGCTACTACTCAAGCGCATCAAAGTACCAAGGTCATTTCTGCACCATCTGACAATGATCCCAAAGCTGAGAATGGAGAGAGAACATTTGAGACGCTTGTTGGGGAGGTCAAAGTACATCTAAAGAAGGGTGTTACGGCCAGCCAATTTCGATCTTTCTTGGATTCACTTTCTGGATCTCCTCAGGACATGGTTACTGCTGTCTACGAGGCACTCTTGGATGGTGTGGAGAAAGCGTTCGCCAAGGAGCTTATTAAGAAGAAAGGTTATCTTCTTGCTGCTGTTGGTCAAGAGGATGGGTCACAGCTGTGTTTGCTGAGAGCACTGGAGGAATTCTGTGGGAAATCTAACCCGGCAGCTGTGAAAGAAGTAGCACTCGTTTTGAAAGCTTTGTATGATGCGGATGTATTGGAGGAGGAATTTATAGTGCAGTGGTATCAAGAGGGTGTTGTTGGGGTTAAAAAGGACTCGAAAATTTGGAAGAATGTTAAACCTTTCATTGACTGGTTGCAGAGCGCCGAGTCCGAGTCCGAGGAAGACTGA
- the LOC125847580 gene encoding eukaryotic translation initiation factor 5-like, protein MALQNIGAGNSDDAFYRYKMPRMITKIEGRGNGIKTNVVNMVDIAKALARPASYTTKHFGCELGAQSKFDEKTGTSLVNGSHDTAKLAGLLEIFIKKYVQCYGCGNPETEILITKTQMIQLKCAACGFISDVDMRDKLTTFILKNPPESKKGAKDKKAMRRAEKERLKEGEAADEELKKLKTKKKVSSKEASAKPTLKKKASGSDEDHASPPKRHVNVREEEEEEDDDDVQWQTDTSMAAAQQRIQEQLSAVTAEMVMLSTNETEKKPKAATTQACQSSKVVSAPSEDDPKPENGAQTFETLVEEVKVHLKKGVTASQFRSFLGSLSGSPQDIVSAVYEALLDGVEKAFTKELIKKKGYLLAAVGQEDGSQLRLLRALEEFCGKSNPAAVKEVALVLKALYDADVLEEEFIVQWYQEGVAGVKKDSKIWKNVKPFIDWLQSAESESEED, encoded by the coding sequence ATGGCTTTGCAGAATATTGGAGCCGGCAACAGTGATGATGCCTTCTACAGGTATAAGATGCCCAGGATGATTACCAAAATAGAGGGGCGTGGGAATGGCATCAAGACAAACGTGGTCAACATGGTTGACATTGCCAAAGCTCTAGCAAGGCCAGCATCTTATACCACAAAGCATTTTGGGTGTGAGCTTGGAGCTCAGTCGAAGTTTGATGAAAAAACTGGGACTTCCCTTGTCAATGGTTCTCATGATACTGCCAAGCTTGCTGGTCTTCTTGAGATTTTCATCAAGAAATATGTTCAGTGCTATGGGTGTGGAAACCCTGAAACTGAAATCCTTATCACTAAAACTCAGATGATCCAACTGAAGTGTGCtgcatgtggttttatttctgaTGTAGACATGAGAGACAAACTGACAACCTTTATTCTTAAAAACCCACCTGAGTCTAAGAAGGGAGCCAAAGACAAGAAAGCAATGAGAAGAGCTGAAAAGGAGCGTCTAAAGGAAGGTGAAGCTGCTGATGAAGAGCTGAAGAAGCTGAAGACAAAGAAAAAGGTTTCTTCCAAGGAAGCCAGCGCAAAACCTACCTTGAAAAAGAAAGCCAGTGGCTCTGACGAGGATCATGCATCCCCACCCAAAAGGCATGTGAATGTCagggaagaggaggaagaagaagatgatgatgatgttcaATGGCAAACTGATACATCAATGGCAGCTGCGCAACAGCGCATACAGGAACAGTTGAGTGCTGTGACAGCTGAAATGGTTATGCTCTCCACAAATGAGACAGAAAAGAAGCCCAAGGCAGCTACTACTCAAGCTTGCCAAAGTTCCAAGGTTGTTTCTGCACCCTCTGAGGATGATCCTAAACCTGAGAATGGAGCGCAAACATTTGAGACTCTTGTTGAGGAGGTGAAAGTACATCTAAAGAAGGGAGTTACAGCCAGCCAATTTCGTTCTTTCTTGGGTTCACTCTCAGGATCCCCTCAGGACATAGTTTCTGCTGTCTACGAGGCGCTCTTGGATGGTGTGGAGAAAGCATTCACCAAGGAGCTTATTAAGAAGAAAGGTTATCTTCTTGCTGCTGTTGGTCAAGAGGATGGGTCACAGCTACGTTTGCTCAGAGCACTGGAAGAATTCTGTGGGAAATCTAACCCGGCAGCTGTGAAGGAAGTAGCACTTGTTTTGAAAGCTTTGTATGATGCTGATGTGTTGGAGGAGGAATTTATAGTGCAGTGGTATCAAGAGGGTGTTGCTGGGGTTAAAAAGGACTCTAAAATTTGGAAGAATGTCAAACCTTTCATTGACTGGCTGCAGAGTGCTGAGTCCGAGTCCGAGGAGGACTGA
- the LOC125847581 gene encoding eukaryotic translation initiation factor 5-like isoform X1: MALQNIGAGNSDDAFYRYKMPRMITKIEGRGNGIKTNVVNMVDIAKALARPASYTTKHFGCELGAQSKFDEKTGTSLVNGAHDTAKLAGLLEIFIKKYVQCYGCGNPETEILITKTQMIQLKCAACGFISDVDMRDKLTTFILKNPPESKKGAKDKKAMRRAEKERLKEGEAADEELKKLKTKKKVSSKEASAKPTLKKKASGSDEDHASPPKRHVNVKEEEEEEDDEVQWQTDTSMEAAQQRIQEQLSAVTAEMVMLSTNETEKKPKAATTQAHQSTKVISAPSDNDPKAENGERTFETLVGEVKVHLKKGVTASQFRSFLDSLSGSPQDMVTAVYEALLDGVEKAFAKELIKKKGYLLAAVGQEDGSQLCLLRALEEFCGKSNPAAVKEVALVLKALYDADVLEEEFIVQWYQEGVVGVKKDSKIWKNVKPFIDWLQSAESESEED, translated from the coding sequence ATGGCTTTGCAGAATATTGGAGCCGGCAACAGTGATGATGCCTTCTACAGGTATAAGATGCCCAGGATGATTACCAAGATAGAGGGGCGTGGGAATGGCATCAAGACAAACGTGGTCAACATGGTTGACATTGCCAAAGCTCTAGCAAGGCCAGCATCTTATACCACAAAACATTTTGGGTGTGAGCTTGGAGCTCAGTCGAAGTTTGATGAAAAAACTGGGACTTCCCTTGTCAATGGAGCTCATGATACTGCTAAGCTTGCTGGTCTTCTTGAGATTTTCATCAAGAAATATGTTCAGTGCTATGGGTGTGGAAACCCTGAAACTGAAATCCTTATCACTAAAACTCAGATGATCCAATTGAAGTGTGCtgcatgtggttttatttctgaTGTAGACATGAGAGACAAGCTGACAACCTTTATTCTTAAAAACCCACCTGAGTCTAAGAAGGGTGCCAAAGACAAGAAAGCAATGAGAAGAGCTGAAAAGGAGCGTCTAAAGGAAGGTGAAGCTGCTGATGAAGAGCTGAAGAAGCTGAAGACAAAGAAAAAGGTTTCTTCCAAGGAAGCCAGTGCAAAACCTACCTTGAAAAAGAAAGCCAGTGGCTCTGACGAGGATCATGCATCCCCACCCAAAAGGCATGTGAATGTcaaggaagaggaggaagaagaagatgatgaagttCAATGGCAAACTGATACATCAATGGAAGCTGCGCAACAGCGCATACAGGAACAGTTGAGTGCTGTGACAGCTGAAATGGTTATGCTCTCCACAAATGAGACAGAGAAGAAGCCCAAGGCAGCTACTACTCAAGCGCATCAAAGTACCAAGGTCATTTCTGCACCATCTGACAATGATCCCAAAGCTGAGAATGGAGAGAGAACATTTGAGACGCTTGTTGGGGAGGTCAAAGTACATCTAAAGAAGGGTGTTACGGCCAGCCAATTTCGATCTTTCTTGGATTCACTTTCTGGATCTCCTCAGGACATGGTTACTGCTGTCTACGAGGCACTCTTGGATGGTGTGGAGAAAGCGTTCGCCAAGGAGCTTATTAAGAAGAAAGGTTATCTTCTTGCTGCTGTTGGTCAAGAGGATGGGTCACAGCTGTGTTTGCTGAGAGCACTGGAGGAATTCTGTGGGAAATCTAACCCGGCAGCTGTGAAAGAAGTAGCACTCGTTTTGAAAGCTTTGTATGATGCGGATGTATTGGAGGAGGAATTTATAGTGCAGTGGTATCAAGAGGGTGTTGTTGGGGTTAAAAAGGACTCGAAAATTTGGAAGAATGTTAAACCTTTCATTGACTGGTTGCAGAGCGCCGAGTCCGAGTCCGAGGAAGACTGA
- the LOC125847593 gene encoding uncharacterized protein LOC125847593 yields the protein MNMMNIHVESAPRKMEECRICHDGDDDSNMEVPCSCRGTLKYAHRKCVQRWCNEKGDIICEICRQNFMPDYTAPAPLFGRFTMNTVGNWDISMGGVDYHHFAALVSTDDNFVDYESDEYTTFYPRSLIWCRIVAITFVLLLMLRTMLPIIFGVTGDNSVTLVMLSVLKAIGMVLAIYVLVKAFIAVRHWRHQQDPHHSEIASSDEENELPLQQRQHFQIAPSNDENELPQQPPQPHFIHVQ from the exons ATGAATAT GATGAACATCCATGTTGAGTCTGCACCAAGGAAGATGGAAGAATGTAGGATTTGCCATGATGGTGATGATGATTCTAACATGGAGGTACCCTGTTCTTGCCGCGGAACCCTCAAG TATGCACATCGCAAATGTGTACAGAGGTGGTGCAATGAGAAGGGGGACATCATCTGTGAAATTTGCCGCCAG AATTTTATGCCAGACTACACAGCACCAGCTCCTCTATTTGGCAGATTCACAATGAACACAGT AGGAAACTGGGATATTTCCATGGGTGGGGTTGATTATCATCATTTTGCTGCATTGGTTTCTACAGATGACAATTTTGTTGATTATGAGTCAGATGAGTATACAACATTTTATCCAAGAAGTTTGATATGGTGTCGTATTGTTGCCATAACT TTTGTGCTTCTTCTGATGTTGCGTACAATGCTGCCAATAATCTTTGGTGTTACTGGAGATAACTCGGTAACATTGGTCATG TTATCAGTGTTGAAAGCTATTGGAATGGTACTGGCAATCTACGTTTTGGTGAAAGCTTTTATTGCTGTGCGACATTGGAGGCATCAGCAG GATCCTCATCACTCAGAGATAGCCTCATCagatgaagaaaatgaacttccATTACAACAGCGTCAGCACTTCCAAATTGCTCCATCAAACGATGAGAATGAACTACCACAACAGCCGCCTCAGCCACATTTTATACATGTCCAATGA
- the LOC125847579 gene encoding protein PIN-LIKES 2 yields MEPPFSESQANLYYNSYYLVYAVLPLLKLLCLTVIGLILAHPRTQLVPKATFKLLSKLVFALFLPCTIFIHLGETITVKNFMRWWFIPANVLLSTAIGCLLGYLVAKICKPPPQYFRFTIIATAFGNTGNLPLAIVGSVCHSSDNPFGPDCYTTGVSYVSFSQWVAVLLVYTLVYHMMEPPIEYFDVVDGGGEIQEQLPSNDLSRPLLVEAEWPGMEDRETVHCKTPFIARVFTSVSTLSYSSIPDPDSLEEASAPTSPKSIRCLAEPRVVRKLRIVAEQTPVRHVLQPPMFAILLAFIVGMVPPIKSVVYGKEAPLEFLTDSLNILAQAMVPSVMLILGGMLAEGPNESELGVRTTVGISVARLLVLPLLGTGVVYLADQLNFLIPDDRMYQFVLLLQYTTPSAILLGAVASLRGYAVREASALLFWQHVFALFSISMYIIVYFKLLLSYV; encoded by the coding sequence ATGGAACCCCCATTTTCTGAAAGTCAGGCCAATCTGTATTATAATAGTTATTACCTTGTATATGCTGTTTTGCCATTGTTGAAGCTCTTATGTTTAACTGTTATTGGTCTGATTCTTGCACATCCAAGAACCCAATTAGTTCCTAAAGCTACTTTTAAGCTTCTTAGTAAGCTTGTATTTGCTCTTTTCTTGCCTTGTACTATCTTTATTCACCTTGGTGAGACTATTACTGTCAAGAATTTTATGCGCTGGTGGTTTATACCAGCTAATGTGCTTCTCAGTACTGCAATTGGTTGTCTGTTGGGGTATTTGGTGGCTAAAATTTGTAAGCCACCTCCACAGTATTTTAGGTTCACTATCATTGCGACTGCGTTTGGGAATACGGGCAATTTGCCTCTTGCTATTGTTGGATCAGTGTGTCATAGTAGTGACAATCCTTTTGGTCCAGATTGCTACACGACTGGTGTGTCTTATGTATCGTTTTCTCAATGGGTGGCGGTCCTGCTCGTTTACACTCTTGTTTACCATATGATGGAACCTCCAATTGAGTactttgatgttgttgatggGGGTGGTGAGATTCAGGAGCAATTACCTAGTAATGATTTAAGTAGGCCACTTCTAGTGGAAGCTGAGTGGCCTGGTATGGAAGATAGAGAAACTGTGCATTGCAAGACACCCTTTATTGCGCGGGTTTTTACAAGTGTCTCAACCCTTTCGTATAGTTCCATTCCAGACCCTGATAGTTTGGAGGAAGCGTCAGCTCCAACAAGTCCAAAATCAATTAGATGTTTAGCAGAGCCTCGGGTggttagaaaattaagaattgTTGCTGAACAAACTCCAGTTCGACATGTTCTCCAGCCTCCAATGTTTGCTATATTGTTGGCATTTATTGTTGGAATGGTTCCACCCATTAAATCTGTTGTTTATGGTAAGGAAGCTCCTCTTGAGTTCCTCACAGACAGTTTAAATATACTAGCTCAAGCTATGGTGCCTTCAGTTATGCTGATTCTAGGAGGAATGCTTGCTGAGGGTCCAAATGAATCTGAACTTGGGGTTCGAACCACTGTTGGCATCAGTGTAGCTAGACTTTTGGTCCTTCCTTTGCTGGGAACAGGGGTGGTCTATTTGGCTGATCAACTGAACTTTTTAATCCCTGATGATAGGATGTACCAATTCGTTCTTTTGCTGCAGTACACAACACCAAGTGCCATATTGTTGGGAGCAGTTGCTAGCTTGAGAGGTTATGCAGTCAGAGAAGCTTCAGCATTGCTCTTCTGGCAACATGTGTTTGCTCTCTTCTCTATTTCTATGTACATTATTGTCTACTTCAAGCTTCTGCTTTCTTATGTCTGA